A window of the Macrobrachium rosenbergii isolate ZJJX-2024 chromosome 13, ASM4041242v1, whole genome shotgun sequence genome harbors these coding sequences:
- the LOC136844836 gene encoding uncharacterized protein produces MVRNPNFSGHTTRWFMIAQDYDVELKYVPGKANKVVDAISRYTPQRDSINVINQEAKSARSTAIKDKEGISARWEEHFSQLLNLPFAVNQTAIQQIPQKPTEADLNLPPTEEEVRTPIKQMTCGKRSFSILHCWEYPHPHPPQKLTGILESALPEAQWCFYPGCSTIDIVFMVHHIQKKCTEQQMDLYAVFIDLTKAFNTVNRDAIWSIRTELGCLPKFTTPMRLLNENMTGLVLCNGDVPNTFQITNGVKQGHVLMLVLFKLFFVQVLLHAVKDLNLDVYITSLSDGSVFNLRRLSAK; encoded by the exons ATGGTAAGGAATCCAAATTTTTCCGGACATACAACTCGTTGGTTTATGATTGCACAAGATTATGATGTAGAATTaaaatatgttccagggaaggcAAATAAGGTAGTAGACGCAATATCGAGATACACTCCTCAAAGGGATAGTATAAATGTGATCAATCAAGAAGCAAAGTCAG CAAGGTCCACCGCTATCAAGGACAAGGAGGGAATTAGTGCCAGGTGGGAGGAGCACTTCAGCCAGCTGCTCAACCTGCCTTTTGCAGTCAACCAAACAGCCATACAACAGATACCTCAGAAACCTACAGAAGCTGACCTCAACCTCCCTCCCACCGAGGAAGAAGTCAGGACTCCCATAAAACAAATGACCTGTGGCAAA AGGAGTTTCTCTATTCTCCATTGCTGGGAATATCCTCACCCTCATCCTCCTCAAAAACTGACTGGCATCTTGGAAAGCGCCCTGCCTGAAGCCCAGTGGTGCTTTTACCCCGGATGCAGTACCATCGACATTGTCTTCATGGTACATCACATCCAGAAAAAATGCACTGAGCAGCAGATGGACCTGTATGCAGTGTTCATAGACCTGACCAAAGCGTTCAACACTGTCAACAGGGATGCTATTTGGTCCATACGCACAGAGCTGGGATGCCTCCCTAAGTTCACTACTCCGATGCGACTTCTCAATGAGAACATGACTGGACTGGTCCTTTGCAATGGTGATGTCCCAAACACCTTTCAAATTACAAATGGAGTCAAGCAGGGCCACGTTCTCATGCTGGTGTTATTCAAATTATTCTTCGTGCAGGTCCTACTGCATGCAGTGAAGGACCTCAACCTGGATGTGTACATCACATCGCTCTCAGATGGCTCAGTCTTTAACCTCCGCCGCCTGTCCGCCAAATGA